In uncultured Cohaesibacter sp., a genomic segment contains:
- the rsxA gene encoding electron transport complex subunit RsxA has translation MEHTLLILLETALVNNVVLVKFLGLCPFMGVSNKLSAAMGMGFATTFVLTLAATAAWAIEKLLLEPFDLQYLRILTLILLIAAIVQFTEMAIHKFSPVLHQRLGIYLPLITTNCAVLGVALLNIQEDHTLFESVLFGLGSALGFSLVLVLFAGLRERIKLADVPALFKGTPIAFLTAGFLSLSFMGFAGLVSH, from the coding sequence ATGGAACATACTTTGCTGATCCTTCTGGAAACGGCGCTCGTCAACAATGTGGTGCTGGTCAAATTTCTCGGCCTGTGCCCCTTCATGGGCGTGTCGAACAAGCTGTCGGCAGCGATGGGCATGGGTTTTGCCACCACTTTCGTTTTGACATTGGCGGCAACGGCCGCATGGGCTATCGAGAAGCTTCTGCTGGAGCCCTTCGACTTGCAATATCTGCGCATCCTGACCCTTATCCTGCTGATTGCCGCCATCGTCCAGTTCACGGAAATGGCGATACACAAATTCTCGCCGGTTCTGCATCAGCGTCTTGGCATTTACCTGCCCCTGATCACCACCAACTGCGCCGTGCTCGGGGTGGCGCTGCTCAATATTCAGGAAGATCACACCCTGTTTGAGAGCGTGCTTTTCGGGCTGGGCTCGGCGCTCGGCTTCTCGCTGGTGCTGGTGCTGTTTGCCGGCCTTAGAGAACGCATCAAGCTGGCCGATGTTCCCGCACTGTTCAAGGGAACGCCGATTGCCTTTCTCACCGCCGGTTTTCTGTCCCTGTCCTTCATGGGCTTTGCAGGGCTGGTTTCCCACTAG
- a CDS encoding ATP-binding protein: MTEQLAKRAHAPFYTVECASRCQLVEFQKQEYEKARLNAIRARMAETEMEYRTREVIDGALYLLQKPLNVMTALSNNLQRSGCSVRTPGCMPMGCALDEALDAGHEAARTLKLSLPNDKHIPHAPVNINEAIRDCLIISADHIDACGIEVFWRASSDLPMILCDDITVRVLLRTLLDNAINAIGENGATAREVRVISRVGADRMVEVCIQDTGPGIDRAARTKVFEPFYTAWQAGPHHAGLGLAIARQIVADLHGDIEVRESNVRGSTICVSLPAC, from the coding sequence ATGACAGAACAACTTGCCAAACGGGCTCATGCCCCATTCTACACCGTGGAATGCGCTTCGCGCTGCCAGTTGGTGGAGTTCCAGAAGCAGGAATATGAGAAGGCCCGGCTGAACGCGATCCGCGCCCGCATGGCCGAGACCGAGATGGAATATCGCACGCGCGAAGTGATCGACGGTGCGCTCTATCTTCTGCAAAAGCCGCTCAATGTGATGACTGCGCTCTCCAACAATCTCCAGCGCAGCGGCTGCAGCGTCAGAACGCCGGGCTGCATGCCCATGGGATGCGCACTGGATGAAGCGCTGGATGCCGGACATGAGGCAGCGCGCACCCTGAAACTCTCACTACCGAACGACAAGCATATTCCGCACGCGCCGGTCAATATCAATGAAGCGATAAGAGACTGTCTCATCATCTCAGCCGATCACATTGATGCCTGTGGCATCGAGGTTTTCTGGCGGGCCAGCTCAGACCTGCCGATGATCCTGTGTGATGATATCACCGTGCGCGTTCTGCTGCGGACGCTGCTTGATAATGCCATCAACGCCATAGGGGAGAATGGTGCAACCGCCAGAGAGGTTCGCGTCATATCGCGCGTTGGTGCTGACAGAATGGTCGAAGTCTGCATTCAGGACACCGGACCGGGCATAGACCGGGCCGCCAGAACAAAGGTTTTCGAACCATTTTATACAGCCTGGCAGGCCGGACCACACCATGCGGGGTTGGGGTTGGCCATCGCCAGACAGATCGTGGCAGACCTGCATGGAGACATAGAAGTCCGCGAAAGCAATGTACGCGGTTCTACGATTTGTGTGAGCCTGCCTGCCTGTTAG
- the nifA gene encoding nif-specific transcriptional activator NifA: protein MSIQCPATSDEVITHDDGLCPKPVFCSFYRRELETLYKVSQLLGRSLDLHDTAREVLRLLHEEGRLHYGMICLLDKESGLLRIIDIHQDEATFTKNVSYLPGEGIVGSILSEKKLIVVPRIAEEPRFLDRLGVYDPQRPFVGAPIFLGSNEPVGVFAAQPNFADKFLEDNAKLMQMIASLIGQAILLSSSVQEEQEKLRAERDSLRRRVKRQHGFENIIGETDAMRLVFDQVRMVAKWNTTVLIRGESGTGKELIANAIHYNSPRANEPYLKLNCAALPDNLLESELFGHEKGAFTGATSMRKGRFEQADGGTLFLDEIGEITPAFQSKLLRVLQEGEFERVGGNRTHKVDVRIIAATNKDLEAAVESGDFREDLYYRLNVMAINMPSLRERMDDIPELARFLIGKIGQQQGRPLTLKDSAIRLLMRHSWPGNVRELENCLERASVMSPDGVLDRDVVSLSGLPEKALIGVPAQPLPPVLKAPAAGEQDSAEKAWQNEELDERERVIAALEEAGWVQAKAARLLDMTPRQIAYRIKILGISVRRI, encoded by the coding sequence ATGAGCATTCAGTGTCCAGCGACGTCGGATGAAGTCATCACTCACGATGATGGATTATGCCCCAAGCCCGTCTTCTGTTCCTTTTATAGAAGGGAGCTGGAGACCCTTTACAAAGTCAGTCAATTACTGGGGCGCTCTCTCGATTTGCATGATACAGCGCGAGAAGTCCTGCGCCTTCTGCATGAAGAGGGGCGCCTGCATTATGGTATGATCTGCCTGCTGGACAAGGAAAGCGGGTTGCTGAGGATCATCGACATTCATCAGGACGAGGCGACCTTTACCAAGAATGTCAGCTATCTTCCGGGCGAAGGCATTGTCGGTTCAATCCTGAGCGAGAAAAAACTGATTGTCGTGCCACGCATCGCCGAAGAGCCGCGTTTTCTCGATCGGCTCGGAGTCTATGATCCGCAGCGCCCATTCGTCGGTGCGCCGATATTTCTCGGCTCGAACGAACCGGTAGGCGTCTTTGCCGCGCAGCCGAATTTCGCCGACAAGTTTCTGGAAGACAATGCAAAACTGATGCAGATGATCGCCTCGCTGATCGGGCAGGCCATCCTGCTTTCCAGTTCGGTGCAGGAAGAGCAGGAAAAGCTGCGTGCCGAAAGGGACAGCCTGCGCCGCAGGGTCAAGCGTCAGCACGGCTTCGAGAATATCATTGGTGAAACCGACGCCATGCGGCTGGTCTTCGATCAGGTGCGCATGGTTGCCAAATGGAACACGACGGTGCTCATTCGCGGTGAAAGCGGAACCGGCAAGGAACTGATCGCCAACGCCATCCATTATAATTCCCCTCGTGCGAACGAGCCCTATCTCAAGCTCAATTGCGCGGCCCTGCCGGACAATCTGCTGGAATCCGAACTGTTCGGCCATGAGAAGGGGGCCTTTACCGGTGCGACCTCAATGCGCAAGGGGCGGTTCGAACAGGCCGATGGCGGCACGCTGTTTCTGGATGAAATCGGCGAGATTACCCCCGCCTTCCAGTCAAAGCTTCTGCGTGTATTGCAGGAGGGTGAATTCGAGCGGGTCGGTGGCAACAGGACCCACAAGGTCGATGTCCGCATCATCGCGGCCACCAACAAGGATCTGGAAGCCGCAGTTGAATCCGGCGATTTCAGGGAAGATCTCTATTATCGTCTCAATGTGATGGCAATCAACATGCCGTCCTTGCGCGAACGGATGGATGACATTCCCGAACTGGCCCGCTTTCTGATCGGCAAGATCGGTCAGCAGCAGGGGCGGCCACTCACGCTCAAGGACAGCGCCATCCGTTTGCTCATGCGCCACAGCTGGCCGGGCAATGTCCGCGAGTTGGAAAATTGTCTTGAGCGCGCCTCTGTCATGAGCCCGGATGGGGTGCTTGACCGCGATGTTGTTTCTCTCTCGGGGTTGCCGGAGAAAGCCCTCATAGGCGTCCCCGCTCAACCTTTACCGCCAGTGCTCAAGGCACCTGCTGCGGGTGAGCAGGACTCGGCGGAAAAGGCATGGCAAAATGAAGAGCTGGATGAACGCGAAAGGGTCATCGCGGCGCTCGAGGAAGCCGGTTGGGTGCAGGCCAAGGCGGCACGCCTGCTCGACATGACCCCGCGCCAGATTGCCTACCGCATCAAGATACTTGGAATCTCGGTCAGACGAATCTGA
- the nifB gene encoding nitrogenase cofactor biosynthesis protein NifB has product MLDGLTEAREPTGCSQISCGSSNDHLDHLPKAILERVRNHPCYSEEAHHHYARMHVAVAPACNIQCNYCNRKYDCANESRPGVVSELLTPEQAVKKTLAVAATIPQMTVLGVAGPGDPLANPKRTFETFRMLSEQAPDIKLCVSTNGLALPDCVEDLTKYNVDHVTITINAVDPDVGAQIYPWIYWNNRRMRGVKAAKILIERQQQGLEMLIERGILVKVNSVLIPGVNDEHLKEVSRVIKAKGAFLHNVMPLITEAAHGTYYGVMGQRAPTQQELTDLQDACGDMNMMRHCRQCRADAVGLLGEDRGAEFTLDKIDALDIDYAAAMQTRAKVQSDIEAERERQKLRQQGLRQQLKAANGRTLFTVNGLTIEQQAPAASQLASGMGNGAPLPAGLRPVLMAVASSGQGLINQHFGSAKEFMIYEVSPKGARLIGHRKTAQYCTGPVNCGDGDAALPETIELLKGCEVVLCSKVGFKPWDQLEAAGIIPNGEFADKPIVPSLMAFYREMHLAGTLETTANQTVSA; this is encoded by the coding sequence ATGTTGGATGGACTGACAGAAGCAAGGGAACCAACCGGATGCAGCCAGATATCCTGTGGTAGCTCGAATGATCATCTCGACCATTTGCCCAAGGCCATTCTGGAGCGCGTCAGGAACCATCCCTGCTATTCCGAAGAAGCGCATCATCACTATGCCCGCATGCATGTCGCCGTCGCTCCTGCCTGCAACATCCAGTGCAATTATTGCAATCGCAAATATGATTGCGCCAATGAAAGCCGCCCCGGCGTGGTTTCCGAGCTTCTGACGCCGGAACAGGCCGTCAAAAAGACCCTTGCCGTGGCCGCGACCATTCCCCAGATGACGGTGTTGGGCGTCGCCGGACCGGGAGACCCGCTCGCCAATCCAAAGCGAACCTTTGAGACCTTCCGGATGCTGTCCGAGCAGGCTCCCGATATCAAGCTTTGTGTCTCAACCAACGGTCTGGCGCTGCCTGATTGCGTCGAAGATCTGACAAAATACAATGTCGATCATGTGACCATCACCATCAATGCAGTCGATCCGGACGTCGGTGCGCAGATCTATCCATGGATCTATTGGAACAATCGCCGCATGCGTGGCGTCAAGGCTGCCAAGATCCTGATCGAGCGCCAGCAGCAGGGGCTCGAGATGCTGATCGAGCGGGGCATTCTGGTCAAGGTCAACTCGGTGCTCATTCCCGGCGTCAATGATGAACATCTCAAGGAGGTGAGCCGTGTTATCAAGGCAAAGGGTGCCTTTTTGCATAATGTCATGCCGCTGATCACGGAAGCGGCCCACGGCACCTATTATGGTGTGATGGGACAGCGCGCCCCCACCCAGCAGGAACTGACCGATTTGCAGGACGCCTGCGGCGACATGAACATGATGCGCCATTGCCGTCAATGTCGCGCCGATGCCGTCGGTTTGCTTGGCGAAGATCGCGGCGCGGAATTTACCCTCGACAAGATCGACGCGCTCGATATCGACTATGCCGCTGCCATGCAAACGCGTGCCAAGGTGCAGTCGGACATTGAGGCCGAACGGGAAAGGCAGAAGCTCCGGCAGCAAGGTCTCAGGCAACAGCTCAAGGCCGCCAATGGCAGAACGCTCTTCACGGTCAATGGGCTCACAATCGAACAACAGGCCCCGGCAGCATCCCAACTCGCCTCGGGCATGGGTAACGGCGCACCGCTTCCAGCGGGTCTGCGCCCGGTGCTGATGGCCGTTGCCAGCAGCGGGCAGGGGCTGATCAATCAGCATTTCGGCTCGGCCAAAGAATTCATGATCTACGAAGTCTCCCCCAAGGGCGCGCGCCTGATCGGCCATCGCAAGACCGCACAATATTGCACCGGACCGGTCAATTGCGGCGATGGCGACGCGGCTTTGCCCGAGACCATAGAGCTGCTGAAGGGCTGCGAAGTGGTTCTTTGCTCCAAGGTCGGTTTCAAGCCATGGGACCAGCTCGAAGCCGCCGGGATCATTCCCAATGGCGAATTCGCCGACAAGCCGATCGTGCCGTCCCTGATGGCATTTTATCGTGAAATGCATTTGGCTGGAACATTGGAAACAACAGCAAATCAGACGGTTAGCGCATAG
- a CDS encoding 4Fe-4S dicluster domain-containing protein, with translation MSYEITNLCVNCHACMDVCPNDAISAGEQQGQRQFVISAKACTHCDGDYLEAQCASICPVEGAILNEFGQAVNPAGSLTGIPPERIARLVLEGVL, from the coding sequence ATGTCATATGAAATCACGAATCTCTGCGTCAACTGTCACGCCTGCATGGATGTCTGTCCCAATGATGCGATCAGTGCCGGAGAGCAACAGGGCCAGAGACAGTTTGTTATCTCGGCAAAAGCCTGCACCCATTGTGATGGTGACTATCTGGAGGCCCAATGCGCCAGCATCTGCCCGGTTGAAGGGGCCATTCTCAATGAGTTCGGTCAGGCGGTAAATCCGGCTGGAAGCCTTACCGGCATTCCGCCCGAACGCATTGCCCGGCTTGTTCTGGAAGGAGTGCTCTGA
- a CDS encoding FprA family A-type flavoprotein translates to MVPALTSKPAEEIAPGVNWIGAFDPDLRTFDLILKTANGTTYNAYAVQGAEGVAIIDTVKEEFSGQFFDRLEQVTSYEAIRAVVLNHLELDHAGALPELMRRAPHAHIYVSQRGLKLLQATLKDELAHYHYTLTDDGDSLDLGGRVLQFVMTPYLHWPETMCSFLLPDRILFSCDVFGAHFCDPRLYNDLVGDFRFSFEYYFRHIMRPFKKWVLQAMDKIEPLAPEMIAPSHGPILRTRPMDYVKSYRLLSGSHLPNEVEGKEKSLLIFYLSAYGATADMARSVYEGASAIEGVRVSLYDLQGGEVEPFVDLIEGADGMMFGSPTINGDAVKPIWDLLASLIAIDTRGKVGAAFGSYGWSGEAVPMIEDRMRGLKMRVPEKGKRIKFHLTEQELEECRSYGQAIAELLSGKARPKVIDFAEL, encoded by the coding sequence ATGGTGCCCGCACTCACGAGCAAACCGGCAGAAGAGATCGCGCCGGGAGTGAACTGGATCGGTGCTTTTGATCCGGACCTGCGAACCTTTGACCTGATCCTCAAGACGGCCAACGGCACCACCTACAATGCCTATGCGGTACAGGGTGCCGAAGGGGTGGCGATCATCGATACGGTCAAGGAGGAGTTTTCCGGGCAGTTTTTCGACCGTCTGGAACAGGTGACAAGCTATGAGGCGATCAGGGCCGTGGTGCTCAATCATCTCGAACTTGATCATGCCGGCGCCTTGCCCGAGCTGATGCGCCGCGCCCCTCACGCCCATATCTATGTTTCCCAACGAGGGCTCAAGCTGTTGCAGGCGACCCTCAAGGATGAGTTGGCGCATTATCACTATACACTGACCGATGATGGCGACAGTCTGGATCTGGGTGGGCGGGTGTTGCAATTTGTCATGACGCCCTATCTGCACTGGCCCGAGACCATGTGCAGTTTTCTGCTGCCCGACCGGATCCTGTTTTCCTGCGATGTGTTTGGTGCGCATTTCTGCGATCCGCGCCTCTATAACGATCTGGTCGGTGACTTCCGCTTTTCCTTTGAATATTACTTCAGGCATATCATGCGGCCCTTCAAAAAATGGGTGCTGCAGGCGATGGATAAGATCGAACCTCTCGCGCCGGAGATGATCGCTCCCTCCCATGGCCCCATCTTGCGAACCCGCCCGATGGACTATGTCAAAAGCTACCGGCTGCTTTCCGGCTCTCATCTGCCAAACGAGGTTGAAGGCAAGGAGAAAAGCCTGCTGATCTTCTATCTCAGTGCCTATGGCGCAACCGCAGATATGGCACGCTCGGTCTATGAAGGCGCGAGCGCAATCGAAGGCGTGCGTGTCTCCCTCTATGATTTGCAGGGGGGCGAGGTGGAGCCCTTTGTTGATCTGATTGAGGGGGCTGACGGCATGATGTTTGGCTCGCCCACCATCAATGGCGATGCGGTCAAGCCGATCTGGGACCTTCTTGCCTCCCTGATTGCCATCGATACCCGCGGCAAGGTCGGCGCTGCCTTCGGCTCCTATGGTTGGTCCGGCGAGGCCGTTCCCATGATCGAAGATCGCATGCGCGGCCTGAAAATGCGTGTGCCGGAAAAGGGGAAGCGCATCAAATTTCATCTAACAGAACAGGAACTCGAAGAATGCCGGAGCTATGGCCAGGCAATCGCCGAGCTTCTCTCTGGCAAGGCAAGGCCGAAGGTCATCGACTTTGCGGAACTCTGA
- a CDS encoding 2Fe-2S iron-sulfur cluster-binding protein, protein MAKGKLTFSDIDVSVNVPAGTRVIEVSEKVGAGIIYGCREGDCGTCLMKVEEGMENLSEPSVLEDKVLRENMAGKDMRCACQAQILGEGEVKVKPA, encoded by the coding sequence ATGGCAAAAGGAAAACTGACATTCTCGGATATTGATGTTTCCGTCAATGTGCCAGCCGGAACGCGGGTTATCGAGGTTTCCGAAAAGGTGGGGGCAGGCATCATCTATGGCTGCCGTGAAGGCGATTGCGGCACCTGTCTGATGAAGGTGGAAGAGGGCATGGAAAATCTGTCCGAGCCTTCGGTGCTGGAAGACAAGGTGCTGAGGGAAAATATGGCCGGAAAGGATATGCGCTGCGCCTGCCAGGCCCAGATTCTCGGCGAAGGCGAAGTCAAGGTGAAACCGGCCTGA
- a CDS encoding 2Fe-2S iron-sulfur cluster binding domain-containing protein: MPKIIFQHPEFDEIEIYAPAGSHRKTVLELAKEYKVPIHFDCGDGECGSCVIHVTDIEGGPTHMGVHMTDKEKTVLQELGKLTRDELEKVIVNDMPSDWRLACQMIVRDEDIRITYERE; encoded by the coding sequence ATGCCAAAGATCATATTTCAACATCCCGAATTCGACGAAATCGAAATATATGCGCCAGCTGGTAGCCACAGGAAGACCGTTCTGGAATTGGCAAAGGAATATAAGGTGCCGATCCATTTTGACTGTGGTGATGGCGAATGCGGCTCCTGCGTCATTCATGTCACCGACATCGAGGGCGGCCCCACCCATATGGGCGTTCACATGACCGACAAGGAAAAAACTGTGTTGCAGGAGCTGGGCAAACTGACCAGAGACGAGTTGGAGAAGGTCATTGTCAATGACATGCCCAGCGACTGGCGCCTTGCCTGCCAGATGATCGTCCGCGATGAAGATATCCGCATCACCTATGAGCGCGAATGA
- a CDS encoding nitrogen fixation protein NifQ: MMYLGTDDRPADNRTSIDHQALYQRLMACATGRGSNALFLAQMLASWLSDNSALPRYMGLDEPQFREMMAVYFPGFSDIALATRRDIEPERASELEDVLKLLLDHRSNQGEEEVWIARIVATGCMGSDHLWSDLGLFERRVLGQMLLHNFRPLAEQNNNNMRWKKFFYRQLCAREGFILCRSPSCETCTEYAVCFAPQEA; the protein is encoded by the coding sequence ATGATGTATCTCGGAACGGACGACAGGCCTGCTGATAACAGGACCAGCATTGACCATCAGGCGCTATATCAGCGCTTGATGGCATGCGCGACGGGAAGGGGCAGCAATGCGCTGTTTCTCGCCCAGATGCTTGCCAGCTGGTTGTCAGACAACAGCGCCTTGCCGCGCTATATGGGGCTGGATGAGCCGCAATTCCGTGAAATGATGGCGGTCTATTTCCCCGGATTCAGTGACATCGCCCTTGCCACCCGACGGGACATCGAGCCGGAACGGGCAAGCGAGCTGGAGGATGTGCTAAAACTTCTGCTGGATCATCGCAGCAATCAGGGCGAAGAAGAAGTCTGGATTGCCCGGATCGTCGCAACCGGATGTATGGGCTCGGATCATTTATGGTCTGATCTGGGCTTGTTTGAGCGCAGGGTTCTGGGGCAAATGCTGCTGCATAATTTTCGCCCGCTGGCTGAGCAGAACAACAATAACATGCGCTGGAAAAAATTCTTCTACCGCCAGCTTTGCGCAAGGGAGGGCTTTATCCTTTGCCGCTCGCCAAGCTGTGAAACCTGCACGGAATATGCTGTCTGCTTTGCTCCGCAGGAAGCATGA